TGAGAGAAGGAAGAACTTCATAGTAAAAAGGCTGAACGAAATCCCGGGATTTACCTGTTTTAACCCCATGGGAGCGTTCTACGTGTTCCCGAGCATAAGCGGTTTCGTGGGGAAAGCATACGGAGATAAGAGAATCGACGGATCAGTTTCGTTTACCGAATTCCTGCTCGAAGAGGCGAAAGTAGCCGTCGTTCCTGGCATAGCCTTCGGAAAAGAAAACTACCTCAGGATATCCTACGCGATGTCCATGGAGAACATAGAAGAGGGCTTAAACAGAATTGAAGAGGCGGTAAAAATCCTGCTCTGATTCGAAATGGACTCCTTTAAAATCGGCCTTTCCGCAACACTCTCAGGACGCCACGCGATCCAGGGCAGGGAAAGCCTCCGGGGAATAAAACTTTTTACCGAGGAACTGCTCTCTAGGGGAGGAATAGAGACGGGGGATGGAAAATCCCTGGTTCCGGAACTCGTCTTCTATGACGACGAGAGTATCCCCGAAAAAACAAAGGAGAACACCCTCCGCCTTATAGGAAAAGACAGAGTAGACATACTGCTGGGGCCATATTCAAGCAGCCTAACGCTTGCGTGCGTTGAGACTGCAGAGAGAGCCCAAAGAGTAGTGTGGAATTACGGCGGGTCGCTTGACGATATTCCTTCTCGCGCCCGGGGCAAAACGGTAAGCGCGATAACCGGGGCATCTTCTTACTTCCAAGCGGTCGTGGATATGATCCACAACTGCTATAACCAAGCTGTGGAGCTCTTCGTTTTGCGTCTTGGGGGAAGCCGCTTTTCCCAGACCGTGTGCGAAGGGGCTCTGCTTCGCGCGGAGAAACTAGGTATTTCGGCAGCCGTTTATGATTTTCCCTCCGGCACAGAAGACTTCTCCACCGTACTTGCCCGCCCAAAAAGCCGTAGCGCTTCCTGCGTGCTCTGCT
The nucleotide sequence above comes from Candidatus Dadabacteria bacterium. Encoded proteins:
- a CDS encoding ABC transporter substrate-binding protein yields the protein MDSFKIGLSATLSGRHAIQGRESLRGIKLFTEELLSRGGIETGDGKSLVPELVFYDDESIPEKTKENTLRLIGKDRVDILLGPYSSSLTLACVETAERAQRVVWNYGGSLDDIPSRARGKTVSAITGASSYFQAVVDMIHNCYNQAVELFVLRLGGSRFSQTVCEGALLRAEKLGISAAVYDFPSGTEDFSTVLARPKSRSASCVLCCGGMEDDINLAKWIRRNSDLDFGVVATLAAAVNEFEKRLGREADGFVSTSQWEPTLSLSPDFGPTPREFSDRFARAYGYTPDYTAAQSYNMGVIIENLIETTGKTDEQVLLREALRSRFATFYGDFRIDPETLRQTGHRMLVTQWQDGEKKIVFPKEHSNSRLIV